The genomic region AAGCTGCATCAGTGGCTGTGCTTCATCGGCACCGAACTGCACAAGGGCCTGTTCCTGCCGCTGCTCGACAAGAAGGCACCGCCGGAAGCCAAGACCTATGCGCTGGAGAAATACGTCTCGCGGCTCGACTATCTCGAGGACCACCTGAAGGGCCGCGACTACCTGCTCGACCATTTCAGCGTCGCCGACGCCTATCTCGTCACGGTGATCAACTGGACCATGGCGACGCCGCCGATCGAGCTCGCGAAATGGCCGGCGCTGAAGGCCTATTACGAGCGCCTGCGCACCCGGCCCTCGGTTGCAAAGGCGCTCGCGGAGGAGTTCGAGCTCTACAAGGCCGAGATCGCGCGGCACAAGGCGGCGGCGTAAGGCGGTCTCTCACCATGCGTCGTCCCGGCGAAGGCCGGGACGACAACTAGAACGGACTATCCCCCAGGCCCGGCACGTCGGCCGGGCGCGGGCCCGGGGCAGGCCAATGGAAGCGGCGGTCCTTCTCTGCGATCGCGATGTCGTTGATCGAGGCCTCGCGGCGGCGCATCAGGCCGTGCTCGTCGAACTCCCACTGTTCGTTGCCGTAGGAGCGAAACCAGTTGCCGGCGGCGTCGTGCCATTCGTACTGGAAGCGGACCGCGATGCGGTTCTCGTCGAATGCCCAGAGATCCTTGATCAGGCGATACTCCTGCTCCTTTTCCCATTTACGGGTCAGGAAGGCCACGATCGCCTCGCGGCCCTGAAAAACCTCCGAGCGGTTGCGCCAGCGGCTGTCCTCGGTATAGGCGCCGGCAACCCGAACGGGGTCGCGCGAATTCCAGGCGTCCTCCGCCATGCGCGCTTTCTGCGCGGCGGTCTCGCGGGTGAAGGGTGGCAGCGGCGGGCGTGACATCGGCGATCCCTCGCGGTTGAAGCATGATCCGGAAAAGTGTGAAGCGGTTTTCCGAAAAGATCATGCTCGAAATGGAAGACAAACGCGATCAACCTGATCGCGCTTTGTCACGCGCAAATCTATCGCCGCGCCGCGCAGAGTCGATGGGGCGTTTCCTATCGCCCCATAACTAAGCCAGATCGGCCTTCATCAGGGCACGGATGGACTTCGGAATCGGCTGTGCCCTGCCCTGACTGACGAAGGCAACGCGCACCTGCGCCTTCACAAGCACGTCATCGCCGCGCCTGACCTCCTGCGCGAGCATGATGGAGGCGCCCTTCACCGCGATCGGCCAGGTCACGACATCGAGCATGTCGTCCATCCGCGCCGGCTTGAGGAAGTCGAGCGTCATCGAGCGCACCACAAAGGTGAAGCCGCCGGTCTCCTCCTGCGCCTCCTCGAACAGCGCGTTCTGTTCGGCGCCCATCAATCGGAGATGATTGGTGCGCCCGCGCTCCATAAAGCGCAGGTAATTGGCGTGGTAAACGATGCCGGAAAAATCGGTGTCTTCGTAATAAACACGGACCTGCATATGGTGTCGGCCATCGCGGATCGCGCCGTCGATATGGGGTAGAGTCAATTGCGGCCCCTCGATTGCGCTGGAGCGCGATGCATTCAGGTTGAAGCGTCATCGCGCTCCAGGCTGTCGTTTGTGCATGATCCGGAAAACCGCTTCGCACTTTTCCGGATCATGCTCTGGAACACCAATCGTGTTGCGCAAATCGCGCGATCACGCAAGCGCGATCAGGACACCATTGGCCCCTTTGCGCCAAGCGTGACCTGCACGATCTCGGGCGGCACGCCAAGGCGGATCGGCATGATGCTGCAGCCGAGGCCGCCGGAGACGACGACGTCGCATTTCAGCTTGATATGGCCATAGGCGAGCCGCATGCCGTGCTTCACCGGCACCGCCGGCGACCAGCCGAGCAGCCGCACCTGTCCGCCATGGGTGTGGCCGGACAGCTGCAACGCGACGCGCGAGGGCACCCGGAGCGCGACGTCGGGCTCATGCGCGAGCAGGATCACCGGCGCGTCGTCGGTGACCTTGGCAAGCGTCGCGTTGAGATCGTCGACGCCGATCCGCGTGACCTGGCGATAGGGCCGCGCCGCCATGAAGGCGAGCTGGTCGCCGAGACCGGCGAGCCAGAACGGACGGCCGTCCTTGGCGAGCCGCACCGCGTCGTTCTCGTAGACCGGAATCCCCGCCCCCTCCAGCGCGCGGCGCGCGAGCGGGATGCCGCGCCCCAAGCGCTGTACCGCCTTGTCTTCCCAGTAGTCGTGGTTGCCGAGCACGGCGTGCACGCCGAGCGGAGCCTTCAGGCCCTTCAGCACCGCGGCCCAGTCGGAGGCCGGAATGAAGCGGGTGACGTGGCGCAGCCCGGCGACATAGTCGCCGAGCAGCACGATGATGTCGGGGTTCAGGGCGTTCGTCCGCTCGACGAGCTCAGCGATGCGATCGAGCGACATCCAGGGATCGCAGGCGTGGATGTCGGCGAGTGCGGCGATCTTCAGCGGAAAGTCCGTCGGCCATTGCCGCGGCGACAGGTCGTAGCGCGTGAGCGCGAGGCGGACGACCGGCTCGCTCAAGCCATACGCCGCGGTCGAAGCGGTGGCGGCGGTCAACCCGCCGAACCCGCGCAGAAAATGACGACGTGAAATCATGGGTGTGTGATCGGTGATGCCTGGCGCTTGTCGAAAACACTCGGGGCTATCATAGGCCCCTTGATTGGAGCGAAATTGGGCCACGTTTGTGCAGACGGCCTGCAGAGATGCCGCAATGGTTAGTAGGCAAGGTTACCGGCAAGCGCGACGCGCTGCATCAACACGTCATTCACGTCTTTGGGAGCGGAGGGCTTTCGCTCGAGCATGAAAACCGCTTCGCGCTCTTCCGGATCATGCGTCAGTCCTCGTCGCCGTTGCCGCCGAACAGGCCGAACTGCGAGGGGTCGCGGTTTGGCTCGGCGAGGCCGAGATGGCGGAAGGCATGCGAGGTCAGGAGCCGGCCACGCGGGGTGCG from Bradyrhizobium elkanii USDA 76 harbors:
- a CDS encoding glutathione binding-like protein — protein: MDLYFSPLACSMATRVALYEAGQPANYLEVDPKTKAVRNDGSDFNKVNPLGLVPTLRTDDGIVLTENAAILQYVADQFPRAGIGTVSNAERSKLHQWLCFIGTELHKGLFLPLLDKKAPPEAKTYALEKYVSRLDYLEDHLKGRDYLLDHFSVADAYLVTVINWTMATPPIELAKWPALKAYYERLRTRPSVAKALAEEFELYKAEIARHKAAA
- a CDS encoding DUF1348 family protein, which codes for MSRPPLPPFTRETAAQKARMAEDAWNSRDPVRVAGAYTEDSRWRNRSEVFQGREAIVAFLTRKWEKEQEYRLIKDLWAFDENRIAVRFQYEWHDAAGNWFRSYGNEQWEFDEHGLMRRREASINDIAIAEKDRRFHWPAPGPRPADVPGLGDSPF
- the ybgC gene encoding tol-pal system-associated acyl-CoA thioesterase, whose product is MQVRVYYEDTDFSGIVYHANYLRFMERGRTNHLRLMGAEQNALFEEAQEETGGFTFVVRSMTLDFLKPARMDDMLDVVTWPIAVKGASIMLAQEVRRGDDVLVKAQVRVAFVSQGRAQPIPKSIRALMKADLA
- a CDS encoding metallophosphoesterase; this translates as MISRRHFLRGFGGLTAATASTAAYGLSEPVVRLALTRYDLSPRQWPTDFPLKIAALADIHACDPWMSLDRIAELVERTNALNPDIIVLLGDYVAGLRHVTRFIPASDWAAVLKGLKAPLGVHAVLGNHDYWEDKAVQRLGRGIPLARRALEGAGIPVYENDAVRLAKDGRPFWLAGLGDQLAFMAARPYRQVTRIGVDDLNATLAKVTDDAPVILLAHEPDVALRVPSRVALQLSGHTHGGQVRLLGWSPAVPVKHGMRLAYGHIKLKCDVVVSGGLGCSIMPIRLGVPPEIVQVTLGAKGPMVS